In one window of Thermodesulfobacteriota bacterium DNA:
- a CDS encoding BlaI/MecI/CopY family transcriptional regulator has protein sequence MMTKKARFDGYGKLLGPLEQEIMEFLWNSGEASGRELHSGLASRQVALTTVLTVLERLVNKGLVSKSKGESVFLFRPAYTKDEFARAVSQDVFRGIMEISSSGICASFVDALADADPDELERLSTLIETKKRELQSKEEG, from the coding sequence ATGATGACCAAAAAGGCCAGATTCGACGGATACGGCAAGCTCCTGGGGCCCCTTGAGCAGGAGATAATGGAGTTCCTCTGGAATAGCGGGGAGGCTAGCGGCAGGGAACTCCATTCAGGGCTCGCCTCAAGGCAGGTCGCACTCACGACCGTCCTGACGGTACTTGAAAGGCTCGTGAACAAGGGGCTCGTCAGTAAATCCAAGGGCGAGAGCGTATTCCTGTTCAGGCCGGCGTACACCAAAGACGAGTTCGCCAGGGCCGTGTCCCAGGACGTCTTCCGGGGCATAATGGAGATATCATCTTCCGGCATATGCGCCTCGTTCGTGGACGCCCTGGCCGACGCCGACCCGGATGAGCTCGAACGCCTGTCAACGCTCATTGAGACGAAAAAAAGAGAGCTGCAGTCAAAGGAGGAAGGCTGA
- a CDS encoding M56 family metallopeptidase, with the protein MAAPLLFISVFAFSAAWLIYALPTLLFFTGSVLEACQSLLVMCIEFLSIGKLAFFWSGAILAATGFAYAAFRAASSLASTRKAVIKLPVHYCEGGLAVIKDDSVRAAFTCGLLRPRVYISTGLFKSLSSEEAKAVLLHEINHKRRKDPLRFFVFGFLKDAFFYIPAARQLASYSRLKREEEADDSAARSSCGPVTLASAILKVARNNICLPVPSITGSQADVSGRIRRLVEGKKTAFSVTPGKAAASVAIAFLLAASLAMPIYAGPLSHDCTMDRCETHAELIDDCKTHCSHKGH; encoded by the coding sequence ATGGCCGCCCCTCTCCTTTTCATATCCGTATTCGCGTTTTCAGCCGCATGGCTCATTTACGCGCTGCCGACCCTACTCTTCTTTACCGGGAGCGTGCTTGAGGCATGCCAATCTCTCCTTGTCATGTGCATAGAGTTCCTTTCCATCGGCAAGCTTGCGTTCTTCTGGTCCGGGGCAATCCTCGCCGCCACCGGCTTCGCGTATGCCGCTTTCCGGGCGGCCTCGTCCCTCGCAAGCACGAGAAAGGCTGTAATAAAACTCCCGGTGCATTACTGCGAGGGCGGGCTCGCCGTCATAAAAGACGATAGCGTCAGGGCCGCGTTTACCTGCGGCCTTTTGAGGCCCAGGGTCTATATATCCACCGGGCTCTTCAAAAGCCTTTCAAGTGAAGAGGCGAAGGCCGTCCTCCTGCATGAGATAAACCATAAAAGGAGAAAGGACCCGTTGAGGTTTTTCGTCTTCGGCTTCCTCAAGGACGCATTCTTCTATATCCCGGCTGCGCGCCAGCTCGCATCATACTCAAGGCTAAAAAGGGAAGAGGAGGCGGACGACTCGGCGGCAAGGTCTTCCTGCGGGCCGGTCACGCTCGCGTCCGCCATACTCAAGGTCGCAAGGAACAACATCTGCCTGCCTGTCCCTTCGATAACCGGCAGCCAGGCGGACGTATCCGGCAGGATACGGAGGCTTGTCGAAGGGAAAAAGACCGCGTTCTCAGTCACGCCCGGGAAAGCGGCTGCGAGCGTGGCAATCGCCTTTCTCCTGGCGGCATCCCTCGCCATGCCGATATATGCGGGCCCGCTTTCGCATGATTGCACGATGGATCGGTGCGAGACCCATGCCGAGCTGATAGACGACTGCAAGACCCACTGCTCTCACAAGGGACACTGA
- a CDS encoding TolC family protein — translation MIGSTRVLAYVASAFIAVFSLASPGAAHSEDELQLRPLLDEALANNPEIRAMQERASALMARSRAEGALDDPVFRIEREEIPTGSPFELGSPPAITRYSISQMFPFPGKRPLRENIALREAGAAKAELRARELEVIESVKNAYYDYALLDESIRITREIKRLLEDMTRIAESKYATGQASQQDVIRVNVETAAINEEIISLEARKGIAASRLKALLDRPQDSALPERAALPLNRAALDLEGLTRAALSQNPEVKALESEAEANELSARLAKKNYYPDFMVGFEPMERDGRFDSYGVMFQMNIPIWRGKYDSLSEEARAGARSAKARLRAAENRKGFEVRSAVLLIEAAERTIDLYETSLLPLVELSYESAVRNYQAGKAGLLALLDTERELKRVRVERVAAVAEYMKRIAELEKVIGSGLDFN, via the coding sequence ATGATAGGAAGCACCCGAGTGCTGGCATATGTTGCATCGGCATTCATTGCCGTTTTCTCGCTCGCCTCTCCGGGCGCGGCGCATTCGGAAGACGAGCTTCAGCTCCGCCCCCTTCTCGATGAGGCCCTGGCCAACAACCCGGAGATACGGGCCATGCAGGAGAGGGCCAGCGCCCTCATGGCCCGCTCCAGGGCCGAGGGCGCCCTTGACGACCCGGTCTTCCGGATCGAGAGAGAAGAGATACCGACCGGAAGCCCCTTCGAGCTCGGAAGCCCGCCGGCAATAACCAGATATTCGATAAGCCAGATGTTCCCCTTCCCCGGCAAAAGGCCGCTCAGGGAGAATATCGCGCTAAGGGAGGCCGGGGCCGCGAAGGCGGAATTGAGGGCCAGGGAGCTCGAGGTCATCGAATCGGTAAAGAACGCATACTACGATTACGCGCTTCTGGATGAATCCATCAGGATTACGCGGGAGATAAAAAGACTGCTTGAGGACATGACAAGGATAGCTGAGTCGAAGTACGCGACAGGTCAGGCCTCCCAGCAGGACGTCATAAGGGTGAACGTCGAGACAGCGGCCATAAACGAGGAAATAATCTCGCTCGAGGCCCGGAAGGGGATAGCGGCTTCAAGGCTCAAGGCCCTCTTGGACAGGCCGCAGGATTCGGCATTGCCGGAAAGGGCGGCGCTCCCGCTTAACAGGGCGGCGCTCGACCTTGAAGGGCTTACCAGGGCCGCCCTCTCGCAAAACCCTGAGGTAAAGGCGCTCGAATCCGAGGCCGAGGCCAACGAGCTCTCGGCCAGGCTGGCGAAAAAGAACTACTACCCCGACTTCATGGTGGGGTTCGAGCCCATGGAGCGGGACGGCAGGTTCGACAGCTACGGGGTGATGTTCCAGATGAACATCCCCATCTGGCGGGGCAAGTACGACAGCCTCTCGGAAGAGGCGCGCGCGGGGGCGCGCTCGGCAAAGGCGCGGCTCCGGGCAGCGGAGAACCGCAAGGGCTTTGAGGTAAGGAGCGCGGTCCTCTTGATCGAGGCCGCCGAAAGGACCATAGACCTCTATGAGACGAGCCTTCTGCCCCTCGTCGAGCTTTCGTACGAATCAGCGGTCAGGAACTACCAGGCCGGGAAGGCCGGTCTCCTTGCCCTCCTCGACACGGAACGGGAGCTTAAGAGGGTCAGGGTAGAGCGCGTAGCGGCAGTAGCGGAGTACATGAAGAGGATCGCCGAACTCGAGAAGGTCATAGGGTCCGGCCTGGACTTCAACTGA
- a CDS encoding efflux RND transporter periplasmic adaptor subunit, whose translation MKKPYLAAIVFLALGLAAGGLLAWNLKPGEAPVRTETERKVLYYRNPMNPEITSPVPMKDSMGMDYIPVYEGDAPEVPGTVRISPERLQMIGVRSEEAARRRLERVIRTVGRVEPVENRVFVINAKVPGWVEKLYVDRTDQMVETGQKLLELFSPDLVSAQEEYLLAWKGAEEVNGSPYPEVRKGARALLEAAGQRLRYWDISEEQIELLRKSGKVMRTMTISAPSSGSVTEKMVVEGQRIDAGEPLFKIIDHSAVWVYGEIYEYEMPYVKKGQKAALTPAYSPGEAYAGKIEHIYSHLGSIRYVPEAGTEVRTMKVRFELPNPGHRLKLGMYLNVELSVNIAESAVAVPDSAVIDSGERQIIIIDRRDGTFEPREVTTGGKADGWFQVLKGVREGEWVVTQANFLIDSESKLKAAVAGLGAHRHGNGATGKEAPAPPPEKAQEDHSGHITPQGGPGSLPHGTGLDRSGRELADPHEGH comes from the coding sequence ATGAAGAAGCCTTATCTGGCCGCTATCGTTTTTCTTGCGCTCGGACTGGCAGCCGGCGGGCTGCTTGCATGGAACCTTAAGCCTGGCGAGGCACCGGTCCGGACCGAGACAGAAAGAAAAGTCCTCTATTACCGCAACCCCATGAACCCGGAGATAACCTCCCCGGTTCCCATGAAGGACTCGATGGGCATGGACTACATACCGGTGTACGAGGGCGACGCACCGGAGGTGCCTGGCACAGTGAGGATAAGCCCGGAGCGGCTTCAGATGATAGGGGTAAGGTCGGAGGAGGCCGCCCGCCGGAGGCTTGAGAGGGTCATAAGGACCGTAGGCAGGGTCGAGCCGGTGGAGAACAGGGTCTTCGTCATAAACGCGAAGGTGCCAGGATGGGTCGAGAAGCTTTACGTGGACCGGACGGACCAGATGGTCGAGACGGGGCAGAAGCTCCTTGAGCTCTTCAGCCCCGACCTCGTCTCGGCGCAGGAGGAATACCTCCTTGCGTGGAAGGGCGCGGAAGAGGTCAATGGAAGCCCGTACCCCGAGGTCCGTAAAGGGGCCCGGGCCCTCCTCGAGGCCGCAGGGCAGCGCCTCAGGTACTGGGACATCTCGGAGGAGCAGATTGAGCTCCTGAGGAAATCCGGGAAGGTCATGAGGACCATGACCATAAGCGCCCCGTCGAGCGGGAGCGTTACCGAGAAGATGGTCGTAGAGGGGCAGCGTATAGACGCGGGAGAGCCCCTTTTCAAGATAATAGACCACTCGGCGGTATGGGTCTACGGCGAGATATACGAATACGAGATGCCGTATGTGAAGAAGGGGCAGAAGGCGGCCCTCACCCCTGCCTATTCGCCCGGAGAGGCCTACGCCGGGAAGATAGAACACATATACAGCCACCTGGGCTCCATAAGATACGTGCCGGAGGCCGGCACGGAAGTGAGGACAATGAAGGTCAGGTTCGAGCTCCCTAACCCTGGCCACAGGCTTAAGCTCGGCATGTACCTGAACGTGGAGCTTTCTGTAAATATCGCGGAATCCGCCGTAGCCGTGCCGGATTCCGCCGTGATCGATTCCGGCGAGAGGCAGATAATCATAATCGACAGGCGGGACGGGACCTTTGAGCCCAGGGAAGTAACGACCGGCGGCAAGGCTGACGGCTGGTTCCAGGTGCTGAAAGGCGTAAGGGAAGGCGAATGGGTCGTAACCCAGGCAAACTTCCTCATCGACTCGGAAAGCAAGCTCAAGGCAGCCGTCGCCGGTCTGGGAGCGCACAGGCACGGCAATGGAGCGACCGGGAAGGAAGCCCCGGCCCCTCCTCCGGAAAAGGCTCAAGAAGACCATTCAGGACATATCACGCCCCAGGGTGGCCCCGGGAGCCTGCCGCACGGGACCGGCCTTGACCGCTCAGGCCGCGAACTGGCCGATCCGCACGAGGGGCACTGA
- a CDS encoding efflux RND transporter permease subunit, whose product MLGRIIEISVRNRLLVLLATAFLIGWGVYAVSKTPVDAIPDLSDVQVIIYTEHPGQAPQVVEDQVTYPLATAMMSVPKAKTVRGYSFFGVSFVYVIFEDGTDIYWARSRVLEYLNFASGKLPKGVTPSLGPDATGVGWVYEYTIEGKGYSLAELRSIQDWYIRYQLTSVPGVAEVASIGGFVKQYQVNVDPNRLLTYGVSIGEVAKAIEMSNRDVGGRVIEMAEREYMVRGLGYIEGVADIEDIVLKTDRTGTPVRIRDIARVELGPDERRGLAELNGKGEAVGGIVVMRFGENALDVIQGVKDKLRELEAGLPPGVEIRTAYDRSGLIHRAIDTLKEKIVEELVLVSLVCVVFLLHFRSSLVAIITLPIAVLASFIVMRLMGINANIMSLGGIAIAIGAMIDGAIVMIENAHKHIERGEGKGKDHWGMITEAAKEVGPALFFSLLIITVSFMPVFTLEAEEGRLFKPLAFTKTFAMAAAAFLTITLVPVLMGIFIKGRIRPEEKNPITKFLVWLYRPAVLKTLKYRKTAIFIALLALASAIYPMKRIGSEFMPPLNEGTLFYMPVTLPGVSVTKAQEMLQTQNRIIKGFPEVESVFGKSGRAMTATDPAPFEMFETIINLKPEREWRPGMTMERLIEELDEALRMPGVTNAWTMPIKARLDMLSTGIRTPVGVKVFGNDLSELERLSLEIEAALKEVPGTASAFAERALGGYYLDIRIKRGEAARYGLRVEDIQEVITSAVGGENVTTTVEGLERYPVNVRYKRELRDDIVKIGRVLVPAEGGQHVPLSQVALIEVRKGPAAVRTENALLTNWIFVDVRGRDIGGFVQDAKAAISENIEFPPGYYAVWTGQYEYMERAYGKLKVIVPLTLGIIFLLLYLNFKSVTECLIILLAVPFSLIGAAWTLYLLDYNLSIGVAVGLLALAGLDAETGIIMLMYLKHAYEKRASEGRMNTREDLYEAIREGAVMRVRPKVMTASATIAGLLPIMWSAGTGADVMKRIAAPMVGGMVTAVLLELLVLPAIYALWKGRRLGGEVIPPGTGKPPS is encoded by the coding sequence ATGCTCGGCAGGATAATAGAGATTTCCGTAAGGAACAGGCTCCTGGTCCTCCTCGCGACCGCGTTCCTCATCGGCTGGGGCGTGTACGCGGTCTCGAAGACCCCGGTTGACGCCATACCCGACCTTTCCGACGTGCAGGTAATCATATATACGGAACACCCGGGCCAGGCCCCGCAGGTCGTGGAGGACCAGGTCACGTACCCGCTCGCCACCGCGATGATGTCGGTACCAAAGGCAAAGACCGTCCGGGGCTATTCCTTCTTCGGCGTCTCGTTCGTGTACGTCATCTTCGAGGACGGCACGGACATATACTGGGCCAGGAGCCGCGTCCTCGAATACCTGAACTTCGCCTCGGGCAAGCTCCCGAAGGGCGTTACGCCTTCCCTCGGCCCCGACGCCACGGGCGTCGGATGGGTCTACGAGTATACAATCGAGGGCAAGGGGTACAGCCTCGCGGAGCTCCGCTCCATACAGGACTGGTACATAAGATACCAGCTCACCTCTGTGCCGGGAGTTGCCGAGGTGGCCTCCATCGGCGGGTTCGTAAAGCAATACCAGGTCAACGTCGACCCCAACAGGCTCCTTACATACGGCGTCTCCATCGGCGAAGTCGCGAAAGCCATAGAGATGAGCAACCGCGACGTGGGCGGCAGGGTCATCGAGATGGCCGAGCGCGAGTACATGGTGAGGGGCCTCGGCTATATCGAGGGCGTAGCGGACATAGAGGACATCGTACTGAAGACGGACAGGACCGGCACGCCGGTAAGGATACGGGACATTGCGAGGGTCGAGCTCGGGCCCGACGAGAGGCGGGGCCTTGCGGAGCTTAACGGCAAGGGCGAGGCCGTGGGCGGCATAGTCGTCATGCGCTTCGGCGAGAACGCCCTTGATGTCATACAAGGGGTAAAGGACAAGCTCAGGGAGCTTGAGGCGGGCCTCCCGCCGGGGGTCGAGATAAGGACGGCCTACGACAGGAGCGGCCTCATTCACCGGGCAATAGACACGCTGAAGGAAAAGATAGTCGAGGAGCTAGTCCTCGTCTCGCTCGTCTGCGTCGTCTTCCTCCTCCATTTCAGGTCGTCGCTCGTCGCGATAATAACGCTACCCATAGCGGTCCTCGCCTCCTTCATCGTCATGAGGCTCATGGGGATAAACGCCAACATCATGAGCCTCGGCGGCATCGCCATAGCCATAGGCGCGATGATAGACGGCGCGATAGTAATGATCGAGAACGCCCACAAGCACATCGAGAGGGGGGAAGGCAAGGGCAAAGACCACTGGGGCATGATAACCGAGGCCGCAAAGGAGGTGGGGCCCGCCCTCTTCTTCTCGCTCCTCATAATCACCGTCTCTTTCATGCCGGTCTTCACGCTGGAGGCCGAGGAAGGCAGGCTCTTCAAGCCCCTTGCCTTCACCAAGACCTTCGCGATGGCCGCGGCCGCGTTCCTTACCATAACGCTCGTCCCGGTCCTCATGGGCATATTCATAAAGGGGCGGATAAGGCCCGAGGAAAAAAACCCCATCACGAAATTCCTCGTCTGGCTCTACAGGCCCGCGGTCCTGAAAACACTGAAATACAGGAAGACGGCAATCTTTATCGCGCTCCTTGCCCTTGCCTCGGCCATCTATCCCATGAAGAGGATAGGGAGCGAGTTCATGCCTCCGCTGAACGAAGGTACCCTCTTCTACATGCCCGTTACGCTTCCGGGCGTATCCGTGACAAAGGCGCAGGAGATGCTCCAGACGCAGAACAGGATAATAAAGGGCTTTCCGGAGGTCGAGAGCGTCTTCGGCAAGTCAGGGCGCGCCATGACCGCAACCGACCCGGCCCCGTTCGAGATGTTCGAGACGATAATCAACCTCAAGCCCGAAAGGGAATGGCGTCCCGGCATGACGATGGAAAGGCTCATCGAGGAGCTTGACGAGGCCCTCCGGATGCCGGGCGTGACAAACGCCTGGACAATGCCCATAAAGGCCAGGCTCGACATGCTCTCCACGGGCATAAGGACTCCGGTGGGTGTGAAGGTCTTCGGGAATGACCTTTCCGAGCTCGAAAGGCTCTCCCTCGAGATAGAGGCTGCGCTCAAAGAGGTGCCCGGCACGGCGAGCGCCTTCGCCGAAAGGGCGCTAGGTGGATACTACCTCGACATCCGCATAAAGCGCGGCGAGGCGGCGAGGTACGGGCTCAGGGTGGAGGACATACAGGAGGTCATAACCTCGGCCGTGGGGGGGGAGAACGTGACCACCACGGTCGAGGGGCTTGAACGGTATCCCGTGAACGTGAGGTACAAGCGGGAGTTGAGGGACGACATCGTAAAGATAGGACGCGTGCTCGTCCCCGCGGAAGGAGGGCAGCACGTGCCGCTATCGCAGGTGGCGCTCATAGAGGTCAGGAAGGGCCCGGCCGCGGTAAGGACCGAGAACGCGCTTCTCACCAACTGGATATTCGTGGACGTGAGGGGAAGGGACATCGGCGGCTTCGTGCAGGACGCGAAGGCGGCCATATCGGAGAACATAGAATTCCCTCCGGGCTATTACGCCGTGTGGACCGGCCAATACGAGTACATGGAGAGGGCCTACGGAAAGCTCAAGGTCATAGTGCCGCTTACGCTCGGCATAATTTTCCTCCTCCTTTATCTCAATTTCAAGTCCGTAACCGAGTGCCTGATAATACTCCTTGCCGTCCCTTTCTCGCTCATCGGGGCCGCATGGACGCTCTACCTCCTCGACTACAACCTGAGCATAGGGGTGGCGGTGGGGCTTCTGGCGCTGGCGGGCCTCGACGCCGAGACCGGCATCATCATGCTCATGTACCTGAAGCACGCCTACGAGAAACGGGCCTCCGAAGGGAGGATGAATACGCGCGAGGACCTCTACGAGGCGATTCGGGAGGGCGCGGTCATGAGGGTCAGGCCCAAGGTGATGACCGCGTCGGCCACGATAGCCGGACTCCTGCCCATAATGTGGAGCGCCGGCACCGGCGCCGACGTGATGAAAAGGATAGCCGCGCCCATGGTCGGCGGCATGGTGACGGCCGTCCTCCTCGAATTGCTCGTGCTCCCGGCCATCTACGCCCTCTGGAAAGGGAGGAGGCTTGGCGGTGAAGTGATCCCGCCCGGGACCGGGAAGCCGCCCTCCTAA
- a CDS encoding ATP synthase F0 subunit B: protein MISLDQTLLFQIIGFFVLLIILNRLLYRPVQRILKERDERIAGSLKKAAGTEKEVADGLLGYEKRLKEAAIKGHEERGRLRQEGIDREKAIIEAARAEAASELAKIRKELDSSRQGALAGLKTEARGLAREIAGKVLDRSVAGLIAIFLLVPSFAFAAAGGDHGNGMIWKVANFIVLAIGVYLVWTKVVNKLLDKRSAEIKTAIEEAQAAKEEAERKAAEYRAKLGLLDARIAEIHNELRAEGESERERIIAEAGKSAERLKEQAKAAAEQEIKKAKIEIREEAARAAVELAEEILKKEFTPADQDRLVKGYLNNLRIN from the coding sequence ATGATATCACTCGACCAGACCCTCCTTTTCCAGATAATCGGCTTTTTCGTGCTGCTTATCATCCTCAACAGGCTCCTTTACAGGCCCGTCCAGCGTATATTGAAGGAACGGGACGAGCGCATAGCCGGGAGCCTCAAGAAGGCCGCCGGGACCGAGAAAGAAGTCGCCGACGGGCTCCTCGGATATGAGAAGAGGCTCAAGGAAGCGGCCATTAAGGGGCACGAGGAGAGGGGCAGGCTCAGGCAGGAAGGCATCGACAGGGAAAAGGCAATAATCGAGGCCGCCCGGGCCGAGGCCGCTTCCGAGCTCGCCAAGATAAGAAAGGAACTCGATTCGAGCAGGCAGGGCGCGCTTGCCGGATTGAAGACCGAGGCAAGGGGCCTTGCCAGGGAGATAGCCGGTAAAGTCCTCGACAGGAGCGTTGCCGGGCTTATCGCGATATTCCTCCTTGTGCCGTCCTTTGCCTTCGCAGCCGCCGGAGGCGACCACGGAAACGGCATGATATGGAAGGTCGCCAACTTCATCGTGCTCGCAATCGGCGTCTACCTGGTATGGACGAAGGTCGTAAACAAGCTCCTGGACAAGAGGAGCGCCGAGATAAAGACCGCCATCGAAGAGGCCCAGGCAGCCAAGGAAGAGGCCGAGAGGAAGGCCGCGGAGTACAGGGCCAAGCTGGGCCTCCTTGACGCGAGGATAGCCGAGATACATAACGAGCTACGGGCGGAGGGCGAATCCGAGAGGGAAAGGATAATAGCCGAGGCGGGGAAATCAGCCGAGAGGCTCAAGGAGCAGGCAAAGGCCGCCGCCGAGCAGGAAATAAAGAAGGCGAAGATCGAGATACGCGAAGAGGCCGCAAGGGCCGCGGTCGAGCTGGCCGAGGAGATACTCAAGAAGGAGTTCACCCCTGCGGACCAGGACAGGCTCGTTAAAGGATACCTAAACAACCTGAGGATCAACTGA
- the atpH gene encoding ATP synthase F1 subunit delta, which produces MKSSASKRFAKALIEVGRENNTWDQYGKELRSVLAVFSGNPGLEKALLNPMYKLEDRLSLMDNVAASAGLSSHVAKFLGILVRTRNLRFLDEITAAYSAYEDGLAGRIRASVDSPTELPLALVDEIRKKLSSLTGKDVVLTCNHNPLLLGGLVLKIGNTILDGSLKTQLELMKEKILEGVV; this is translated from the coding sequence ATGAAGAGTTCCGCGTCCAAGAGGTTCGCGAAGGCCCTCATAGAGGTCGGAAGGGAAAACAACACCTGGGACCAGTACGGGAAGGAGCTCCGCTCGGTGCTCGCGGTATTCAGCGGCAACCCCGGGCTCGAAAAGGCGCTCCTTAACCCCATGTACAAGCTGGAGGACCGCCTGTCCCTGATGGACAACGTGGCCGCCTCCGCCGGGCTCTCGTCCCATGTCGCCAAATTCCTCGGGATACTCGTCCGCACCAGGAACTTGAGGTTCCTGGACGAGATAACAGCCGCGTACTCGGCCTACGAGGACGGGCTCGCGGGCAGGATCAGGGCCTCGGTGGACTCCCCGACCGAGCTTCCCCTGGCCCTCGTCGATGAGATAAGGAAAAAACTCTCATCCCTTACCGGCAAGGACGTGGTACTTACATGCAATCATAACCCTCTCCTCCTGGGCGGGCTTGTCCTCAAGATCGGGAACACCATCCTGGACGGGAGCTTGAAGACCCAGCTCGAACTCATGAAGGAAAAAATACTC